The genomic DNA tgtgaggaccCACTCTGCAGTGATGAGAGACCCTCCACACAGGTGTCTTGTGCCTGGTATTGCAGGATGTTTAAGGCTGACGATCCAGGGCCAGGCCCCTGGCTTGGCATCTGCACCACCCACGACGCGTGTTGTACCGTCGTCGTGATCCAGGTACTCATACTCATACACCATGGGTCGGAGCCCACATATCCCTCTGCAAGCAGAAAGTCATTTCCATGCTGCTTCATGGCCTCTGTGGCTCAGGCTGAAGCTCagccctctgccctccccacaAGGGCTTGCACGCACAACACGCCAGGGAAGCCCatggggggtgtgtgtgtgtccgtGCCAGCACCTGGCTGCTGGCAAGGAACTGAGGATTCCCACAGTGGGTGGGaagctgtggggacaggcacGTCCCCTCCAGGGAAGGCCGCAAGTGTTGCCATGGCTCCTTCCCTGGGCCTGGGGCCACTTACCCGCAGTTGTCCCATGTcccgtgtgccagcccagccacgGTCAGCAGGACGAGGAGGCTGAGCCAATTCATGGCTGCCAGAGGCACGTGTCAGCTGCAAGCACTGAGAGCTCCgtgcagcagcacagtcacAGCCGCACTGCCCGCAGCAGCTGCGCTGCCCGTGGTGCCCCAGGGCTGATGTCACAGGGCAGGGGGTTCTGTGTTCCAGGCACCATGGGGTTCTGTAGCACAGGGACCCactgggggaggggaaaaatggaaTCGGTGAGCCACAAAATGGTTTGGTATGGAAGGGACCTTGGTGATCATTTAGCTCCAACCCCCTTGCCTTGGGCACAGAGGGATGGCCTTCACTAGAACCAGTTGTCTGGAGCCTGGCTCAGAAGTTGTACTTGAACAGTTTgaggaatggggcatccacaggtGCTCTGGGCAACCCGTGCCTTTGCCTCAGTACTGTCACAATCAAGATTTCCTTCCTCTGATCCCAGCTGAATCTGCCCTTATTGTAGCACAACGTGGGAATAATGAGCATTTGACTGCATGattgcagaaggctgatcaattgctttattatactatactatactataacATACTATTAAGAAAAACCCATTgcctgtcgcagacatctttcatgaaaaatcctttcttaggatttttccttgtgacaagctgcagttcagcaaccaaagtaaacaatggttatctgctgctgtggaatgcaacaggtgattggtctcctgtgggtgtttggatttcttgaccactcatggcagagctggctcttgctctgtctgagacacagatctttgttattcattcttttctattcttagcttagctagcttctcaagaaaccttttcctttctattgctttttagtatagtctaatgtaacatatatcataaaataataaatcaagccttctgatcatggagccaacattctcgtctcttcttcatcctgaaaacccttgtgaccacagtcacaattggtgacccccgactgaggaggacaatcatcacttggtgagaccaccagaggagcattgctgcactgggtaaaccctgaatgtgtggcattgatggttgcttcacaagtgaccacagaagtggattctagccaggagctgaagaactgaagatccgaatttggacagagttcacagcaaggctgaccacaaagggaaccttctgaaaagcctccaggaagatgttcggaaagctcagcagaaccatgcagatagccagagagtcctggacactgtcacaaggtactgttggtttttcccctcctaaagatgaggtcattcgcagtttgtggctgctcatctggaggactcctcccctagaggatgaggttccattctccccttcagaggagaaacttattgccctctggcaaaaatggggtgaagaggacagaattctcctgttggaggcagatctctatgagttttttcgatGGGCGAAGCTCTTTGGATTTTTTACGAATGTGCTATATGCCCTCGATGtgtttgtctgggagtgtatgggctccattttccaattctttttataccgggggttcggatgcccctcgatttatccaacctttttgaagctctttctagtcttgaaacggagagcagctgtttttccctggattgctaactgcaagggcaaagccccgttccccccaattccgggggaagaccctttggagggggacgatctgctgctttccagcccccctgaaccacagtgggggggcgaagtttcgcccgcagccgaagttttttttactgcgtcttcggagcatgctcagacggagccgtttgttcccccctcccgttgctctcaggggggatgggagtgggcggcgccgccccggccagcgccacgggcaccgccccggccagcgccacgggcaccgccccggccagcgccacgggcaccgccccaACCCGCCCCGCGGGTGCGGGCAGTTCCCCCCGCGGCCCgtcccgcggccgcccctccgGGGGAGCCTGTGGGCGCTCCAGCCGCGGTTCCAccggcttccctgcctgcatctatCTCAGAGGCACCGCTTCCCGCGGCTGCGCCGATGTTGCTGGGCAACAGCGATCCACCGCCCCCCCCGGCCGTCCCGCCGCCTTCTGCGACTGCGGTTCCGCGGCCGATGTCAGAGTCCGGCGCAGAAGAAGCTGCCGACCCcgtgccgcccccgccgcccccccaggcggccccgctgcccgcccctgcGGGGACTCCGTTCTCCATGTCTGCGTcagaggctgccttggagccggcggcagcagcagaggcgcctcctgcatccagcgtgATTTCCTCCCCGAGTTTTTCGGgttgtcccggggctgcccctacggggggagctgggacaggggaagagggcgtcagcctgtccttccgtggaggaggcatggcccgacagctggctgtgggcgcagcgcgactgcctgttttcaagatcagcatacttggcgggttggggggtgtttggtccgGGGTTTCCCCCTGGGGGATGCGAATCTCTCTGCCGCCCCTCGCGCGCCCCAGCGGCAAGGGGAAGGTGGGTCCCGAAAGTTCTgcccctggtccccagcccGGAGCGGGTGGCGGTGGTGCCatgaggcagatgggaggaacacctggtgcatttgcattgcagaggcagagggcacagcaggaagcgagcatcgcttgtctgctgtggggaaaggacatccccagacccgagacgaagtttctcgggacagcttctgtcttcccattgccggcatgcctcggtgattttggggaaaggaagcgtttggtcaccccttctgccattgtactggcaaaagggtgcgggtctgtgccaatgcagagcctgcctcgggggctgggcctgggctgtctgccttggttgcttgggccagggccacctcccagcctcctgttgagtttgggggctttgcttcccccttctggtcctgggccacctttcagtgggccaggtctggggttcctgatccttccacatgggccagggcccccaagggcctctctctggctcctctgctgctgctgctgctctttccgacaagacaaaaaaaaaaaaaaaaaaaaaaaaaaaaaaaaaaaaaatttaaattgaataaaaaagggtgaaagagctggcagcagctcagaggcattgaggagccagggattggcttcagcccaagttgttcaatgaagggctgtggcaagacatttcagaaattttctaattttctcaaaattgtttgaagactgtcaatggacttttgataaatattgatggacctttctgtagcaagcctgtttcaggaccaaaagaaactttcagatatggcaaagaggaacatcttcaagccatggacttttcctgaaactcagctgcttggacttgaattttctttgcattgtttttgcattttcttatattatagaattgttttagtaatatgatagaattttatgttctacgggtgaagaaattcccagtgcattccacaggagcacttgagtggagtttgattggcaacagataacctgtcaagtgtttgtctttttcttcggcatgagtacagcagagaaaattacaaacactttttccttttaatttaactaaataaaaaaaggtgacatgtcgcagacatctttcatgaaaaatcctttcttaggatttttccttgtgacaagctgcagttcagcaaccaaagtaaacaatggttatctgctgctgtggaatgcaacaggtgattggtctcctgtgggtgtttggatttcttgaccactcatggcagagctggctcttgctctgtctgagacacagatctttgttattcattcttttctattcttagcttagctagcttctcaagaaaccttttcctttctattgctttttagtatagtctaatgtaacatatatcataaaataataaatcaagccttctgatcatggagccaacattctcgtctcttcttcatcctgaaaacccttgtgaccacagtcacaattgCCCATGCCAGACTGTCATGACACACACATGGATCCAATTGGTCAATGCATCCAAAATACCATCAGCAGagttcaatttaaaaaatcaccctttggtaaaaaaatctccataacacattccacatgtgcacaacaacaggtgcagaAAGTgcagataagaattgtttctcattcttttctctgagctttcccacagcttcccaggaaaagccTCGGAGAAAgctatgtctctctctgtttaGAGGATATGTGATCACCAATACCGTCTGTCCCTGTaaagccattgccccttgtcctttTAGGACCTGCCCTTGTAAGAaggctctctgctgctttcttagGCCCCTCTTCCTGCAGGATGAGGCTGTGTagtccctggggcaggcagcagctgaggaatccatttggggcagggagctgggtgtgcagctgcagtgccagctgcagactgagctctggctggcagGAGCCTGGGACCAGAGGCTGTGAACTGCCCATGCTTTGCATaacagagggcacagggagctgcggCACTGGCCAGGATTTGAATGGACACTGAgcgctgcagcaggagctggtggctcTTTATGGAATGTGACATCTGCAAGTCTGCGGGGGGAATCCTGAGGCTGAATGGGTATGGAAACCTGCTCTGACTGGGTGAGAATCGCATGGGTAGGGAATCAAACAGGGGCAACCATAGGCTCGTTGGAACCACCTGTGTCTCTGGAATGGTGACACAGGGGAGTTTCCTCAGTACTTTGGCAGCCCAGATGGGACCTAATGGCACCACTGCTGGAGTATCTGTCAAGAGCCTTGGTGTTGCAGGTAGTGTTGGCCCACTCACCTTGGCCTTCCACGGCATTCCTGGTGTGCTTTCCTAGGGTTCCTGCCAGGTTCCTCTCCCCAGAATGACCCCAGCTCTTCCTCTGAGTATCTGTGAAGTGTGACTTCCTGGCACCTCAATCCCCCTTTGCTGGCTGTGAAATCTGGCTCTGCCTTAGGGCACTGGCACTCCAGTCAGGAGCCAGGAGTTTCCCTTGTCATGCTTGGGATTTCCCAGATCTGTTCCCTTAGCCCAGGCTCTCACCAGGCCCTAATCAGCAGCCCATGTGCATTTGAGCACCACGTGTCTGCTTTTTTCCTATCCCTTTCCTAGGCTTGATATACTAAGTTTCTCCAGGCCATGGTGGCTCAGAGCACTTTCCTCTCTGACCAGGCACTCTGGCTGTGAGTGGCTCTTTGGAGCTACTCTGTCCTTTTGTGCCTGGCACATCTGCCCTCATGCTCATTCTGCAGTTGCCAATTGTGGCAGTCCTCACTTTGCCCAGGAGTTGGAATTGCACTGATAAGATGGTTCCCTGTGAACAGAGGCAACTTTACTTCAACAACTAAGTCATTTCCAGTGTCTGCGAGCACACAGGAGTGTGGTCAGGATAGAGCAGGGTTTTGACCCTGAGGCTGCCTTTGGATCAGCAAGCATTTCCCCAGCAGAAAGTACATGTTCTGCACTGCAACATGCTCTGGATTCTGCCCATCCAGCTGTTCAGGAAGCACTTCCAAATGGGCTCAGGCCCATCTGGGCCAGAATCCAGTCATAGAAGTACTGAGTGGAGGTGTAGACTCCGGGCAGCTTTGCTCTGGCGCAGCCTTTTCCCCAGCTGGTCACTCCGATGACCCACCAGGAGTCAGcgttgttgtcctggcacatgaGAGGACCACCGCTGtcaccctgcagcagagcacagaggattCAGGTGGTGATGGGTGGCTCTGTCAGCACTGGGGCTGTCTCCTTCTCTCTCACAGCCCATGCCAGAACTGTATTCGGGTGCCTGAGCCTCCAGAAGCTTAGCTGTGAATGGCTTGGGGTCCTGTAAATTAGCGCTCTCTCTGTCCTCTCTGAAGAGGACTCCTGGATGTGCAAAGGATGGAACATTGGCACCTGTACCTCTGGGCTACAAGGAGCCCTAGCTGGGCTTTCTGGGCTTTCTGGCACAAGGGGAggcctgggcaggcaggtgtggaTGAGCAGTGTGTGGGAAGCCCCCACAGCAGtcagggggagctggggctgggagggtgaGTGAGTGGCCGGGCAAAGCAGGCCCTGGGCTGTGTTGGGGTGgtgcttccctggctgctggtgctgctgggggctgagtGGCTCGTGGCACATTCCTACCTGGCAGGTGTCGATGCCGCCCTCTGAGTAACCAGCACACAAGTTGTAGGTGTGGATTTCCCCTGCATTCCAGCCAGTGCTGTTGCAGAGCTGGATATCGATGAGCTGGACCTTGGCCTCCTGGAGGTGATCACTTGAGTCTTCATCTGTgagcagagaaaggaatgaGCTCCCAGCCGCTCCTTGCCAGttctccccttcccctgcaTGGAGGGGATACCCTTTCCTTGGTAGCTTTGCCTCTGCAGAGGCACTGGGGTTCTGTGACCCTGCTACCAGCCTTTGGAGAGCAGTCCAGGCCCATCTCTGCAGAGGTGTACATCCTGCAGCCTGGGTATGGCGTCTGCTCTGGGGAAGCCCAAGCTGTCTCCTCAGTGTGATGAGCTAGCTCTGCAGGCAGAAGTCTCTCTTGGGAACTCACCTCCTTCTGAGGTTAAACCCCAACCAGCAATCCAGCAGTTTTGCAGCTCTGAGACTCTTAGGGTGGGGTCAGCCACACAGGCCAACTGGATGTAAGGGCTGCACTGGACAGGCTCATTCAGTTCTAGCAAGGCAATATCATTACTTATATCACTTCTCTTGTATTTTTTGTGACGAAATAGCTTCTTAATCTTCCGCACTTGTGCCCCAGGGCCCAGCTGAGTCAACTGGGTGGCCCCAATCACCACATTCAAGATGCCGATTTTCCTGAAAGGAAGATGaagaggggctgtgagggagcagagccatgtgccacagcagcccagcagttGCCAGATCTCTGCTTGGCAAGGCAGAGAGGGAGCAATGCTCTGGCAGGTGTGAGGGCCCTCACACGCCTTAGGCTGGGGGAATGTCAAGCTGGAGGCTGCTAGGAAGCCTTGGCATGAGCCCAGGCTTCTCCTGAGCACtgtggcagcctggctgcctgagaGGAAAGGGCATGGGAGTAGcaggtggtgctgctggcagggcaccTGCTGGTGTTGTGGAcatgtccccattccctgctcctccttaCTTGATCCTGTCAAAGCAgtgggctgctgtgaggaccCACTCTGCACTGACGAGGGACCCTCCACACCAATGCTTTGAGCCTGGTATCCTCGGATGCTGGATGCTGACCATCCATGGCCAGGCCCCTGGCTTGGCACCTGTGCCACCCACAATACGTGTCATGCCGTCATCATGAGGTATGGAGTCAGACACCATGGGTCGGAGGCCGCAAGTCCATCTGCAAGCAGAAAGCCATTTCCATGCTGCTTCATGGCCTGCTGTGGCTCAGGCTGAAGCTCagccctctgccctccccacaAGGGCTTGCACGCACAGCAGGCCAGGGAAGTCCATggggtgtgtgtctgtctgtgccacctcctggctgctggcaaGGAACTGAGGCTTCCCATGGTAGGGTGGGAAGCTGTGGCCTGGCCATGGGGGACAGGCACGTCCCCTCCAGGGAAGGCCGCAAGTGTTGCCATGGCTCCTTCCCTGGGCCTGGGGCCACTTACCCGCAGTTGTCCCATGTcccgtgtgccagcccagccacgGTCAGCAGGACGAGGAGGCTGAGCCAATTCATGGCTGCCAGAGGCACGTGTCAGCTGCAAGCACTGAGAGCTCCgtgcagcagcacagtcacAGCCGCACTGCCCGCAGCAGCTGCGCTGCCCGTGGTGCCCCAGGGCTGATGTCACGGAGAGGTGGGTTCCACGTTCTGGGCAGTGTGGGGATCCGTGGCTTGGGGGTCATGGAGGGTGGAACAACATTGAATCAAAGAACCATAGAATGTTTTGGGGTACAAGGGACCTTGGAGATCCTCTAGGTCTGACCCTCCTGCCATTGGCAGAGAGGGATAGCTTGTACTAGACGCTGTTGCTCAGACCCTGGCTCAGAAACTTGTTCTCATGCACTCTGAGTGTTGGGGCATCCACAGTTGCTCTGGGCAACCCATTTTGGTGCCTCCACAACCTCATAgacaagaatttcttcctaatatcttatctaaacctaccctctcTCCTTTTGAAGCCTTTCccttttgtaattttttgtgtTGAGCCCAAATAAATCATTACCTGGATTTTATATAGTGTAAATCTGTATATAGCCTAATTATCTATTTTTGTAAACTGCATTAAGACCTTTGTTCAGCAGCATGTATTCCAATGCAAATTATTATTCTTACTGGAAATGTATTGTTAATTTTGGCTATTAAGTGTTTATCTGAATGTCTTTAGGAACTTCGCTTAAAATTATGTCAGATGTTTTTCAAAAcatagttttgttttctgtagccATCCATATATGTATAATGAATCATTAAAAATTTGGAACTATTGAACTTCTAATAAACACACGAAGGGTTATTGCATAGCCCAAGTGTTAATATGAGTCTATATGCACTCAAGACTGTCTTGAAATATCAGGTTATTTGCTGAGTATTCATTGCCTTATTTTATGCTTTCATTGGTATCTTGGTAGTTTTTAACTTGACTTCATATACAGCAAACCAGACAGAGATATGACAGTCTTACACTGTTCACTATTCTCTAATGAGGAAAGTTTTCATAATGTCATGAAAGCTTCACTAAAGAATGACAAACCATGTTGTTAATGTAATTTCTTCCATACTCTTTATTAATTCAGTTGACATTACTAGTGACTGTGCATGTTACAATTCTAAAATGTCATTAAATAGTTTTCTTTACAGGCTTTATAAGTTTACTTAGAGCGTCTGCAAATTCACCAGCCTCTTGTCTCAACTTTTCCCACACTGTGACCTTGTTTTTGAAGAGGATCCTTCCTATTACTACAGATCATTTAATTCTATGCTTGTTCAGAAAAACAGTATTGAACAACTCTCTATTGAATAACCACAGGATTATTCATCTGCTTAAATTCAAGTCTAACCTGTGTATTGCCTGAGGAGCCACAGATTTGAAATGTAAACATAAAATGTTCTTGTAGTTGCCAAGGGCAAAATTACTGAGCCCTGATTACTTGTCCTGGGTACAGAGGAAAAGACAGATGGAGTTTCTAGCACTCTTTAATTCAATACCACCTAGCTCATTGTGGGGCCATGGTATTAGCAGGAAATCTCGGGTCCTGGAAGCAGAAAGCTCCTCATCTTTCTGCCAGGCTTGCGAAAGGGGCTGGGACTGCGTGGCTGCTCAGCACCCAGATAAAGCCACCATGGCCACTGTAGAGTCCCATTGCTGCCACCTCAggtatattttatatagaatGAACTATTCATTATGACATATTAGTAGATGAAAGATCTTAACTAATACAAAAGTTAAAACTACTAGTAGTGTATAGTACAGGGTAATATAGGGCACTGTATCAAAGCAATTATATTAAAGCtagcaaaaagaaacaatgcCAGGCTCTCTCTCTTCAGgaagtgtttgtgtttgttccATGCTGAATACCCTCTTGTGGGTATTGCCTCTTTTGT from Molothrus aeneus isolate 106 chromosome 33, BPBGC_Maene_1.0, whole genome shotgun sequence includes the following:
- the LOC136568479 gene encoding acrosin-like; this translates as MNWLSLLVLLTVAGLAHGTWDNCGWTCGLRPMVSDSIPHDDGMTRIVGGTGAKPGAWPWMVSIQHPRIPGSKHWCGGSLVSAEWVLTAAHCFDRIKKIGILNVVIGATQLTQLGPGAQVRKIKKLFRHKKYKRSDISNDIALLELNEPVQCSPYIQLACVADPTLRVSELQNCWIAGWGLTSEGDEDSSDHLQEAKVQLIDIQLCNSTGWNAGEIHTYNLCAGYSEGGIDTCQGDSGGPLMCQDNNADSWWVIGVTSWGKGCARAKLPGVYTSTQYFYDWILAQMGLSPFGSAS